A single region of the Pectinophora gossypiella chromosome 2, ilPecGoss1.1, whole genome shotgun sequence genome encodes:
- the LOC126373213 gene encoding uncharacterized protein LOC126373213 yields the protein MGGVSIGSVPLFDHGHQDWSVYKGRFEQWCLANDITEANDTKGVKRRAILLSALNESTYKLVRDLCQPKDVTEQSYAAVTSLLDAHFQPKRCLIADRQHFYNAYQLPGEIVKDWAARLRNLSQFCKFKDLDEMLRDRFLIGMRMGPARDKLFAEDAGTLTLAKAVDIAESVECARDAARQSASTSVMEPSGGVHRVTVSVPNKKKKCDVCGYTNHTAKDCRFAGYTCKKCGARGHLQKMCTKSDKVKTHNYLETNMDVGDDVFTE from the coding sequence ATGGGTGGTGTTAGCATTGGCAGTGTACCTCTGTTTGATCATGGTCATCAGGACTGGTCCGTGTATAAAGGACGTTTTGAACAGTGGTGTTTGGCTAATGATATTACCGAAGCAAATGACACAAAAGGTGTAAAAAGACGGGCAATTCTATTAAGTGCGTTAAATGAGTCGACATACAAGTTGGTGCGGGATCTCTGCCAACCTAAGGATGTCACTGAGCAATCATATGCAGCTGTAACTTCACTACTGGATGCTCACTTTCAACCAAAGCGGTGTTTGATTGCGGATCGTCAACATTTCTACAATGCGTATCAACTACCCGGTGAAATTGTCAAGGACTGGGCCGCCAGGTTGAGAAATCTGTCACAATTCTGCAAGTTCAAAGATCTTGACGAAATGCTGCGTGACCGATTTTTGATTGGCATGAGAATGGGACCCGCTCGTGATAAATTGTTTGCCGAGGATGCGGGTACCCTCACCCTCGCCAAGGCCGTGGATATCGCCGAGAGTGTGGAGTGTGCTCGTGATGCAGCACGGCAGTCAGCGTCCACGTCAGTAATGGAACCTTCAGGAGGTGTTCATCGAGTTACGGTTTCAGTCccaaataagaagaaaaagtgTGACGTGTGTGGCTACACTAACCACACTGCAAAGGACTGCAGGTTTGCAGGTTATACCTGCAAGAAATGCGGCGCACGTGGCCATCTTCAGAAAATGTGCACAAAGAGTGACAAAGTAAAAACGCATAATTATTTGGAAACAAATATGGATGTTGGCGATGACG